A part of Planococcus sp. MB-3u-03 genomic DNA contains:
- a CDS encoding lysophospholipid acyltransferase family protein yields MNLYAVGKTLVKTALSPMYRFQVSGTEKFPETGGVLLCSNHIHALDPPVVGMTAPRTVHFMAKEELFKAPVLGSILPKVNAFPVKRGMSDREALRTALKLLKGGEVVGLFPEGTRSTDGVLKKGLSGAGFFALRGNADVMPCAIIGPYKPFGKVKVVYGDPILMDPYRERKASAEEVTEAIMASIQKILDENVENK; encoded by the coding sequence ATGAATTTGTATGCAGTAGGAAAAACGCTCGTGAAGACTGCGCTTAGCCCGATGTATCGTTTTCAGGTCAGCGGCACTGAAAAGTTCCCGGAAACAGGCGGAGTGCTTCTTTGCAGTAATCATATCCATGCACTCGATCCGCCGGTGGTCGGCATGACAGCGCCAAGAACCGTTCATTTCATGGCGAAAGAGGAATTGTTCAAAGCTCCGGTGCTCGGATCGATCCTACCGAAGGTCAACGCCTTCCCGGTGAAGCGCGGCATGAGCGACAGGGAAGCGCTGCGGACGGCGTTGAAATTGCTGAAGGGCGGGGAAGTGGTCGGGCTGTTTCCGGAAGGCACCCGCTCGACTGACGGCGTATTGAAAAAAGGCTTGAGCGGCGCCGGGTTCTTTGCTCTTCGCGGCAATGCAGATGTCATGCCGTGCGCTATCATCGGGCCGTATAAGCCATTCGGGAAAGTGAAAGTGGTCTACGGCGACCCGATCCTGATGGACCCTTATCGTGAACGCAAAGCTTCCGCAGAAGAAGTAACGGAAGCCATCATGGCCAGTATTCAAAAGATTCTGGATGAAAACGTCGAAAATAAGTGA
- the der gene encoding ribosome biogenesis GTPase Der: MSKPVVAIVGRPNVGKSTIFNRVVGERVSIVEDIPGVTRDRIYSSADWLTHEFNIIDTGGIDLSDEPFLEQIRSQAEVAMDEADVIIFLVNGRDGVTEQDEQVARILYRTKKPLVLAVNKIDNPDMRHMIYDFYSLGIGEPYPVSGSHGLGLGDLLDEVAKHFPKEDEEEYPDNVIKFSLIGRPNVGKSSLVNSFLGEDRVIVSEVAGTTRDAVDTQYEYDEQPYVIIDTAGMRKKGKIYESTEKYSVLRALRAIERSDVVLVVLNAEEGIQEQDKKIAGYAHEAGKAIVIVVNKWDAVKKDDKTLNKFTQQIREHFLFLDYAPIIFVSAVSGQRVHNILEIINRVNDNHSRRIQSSILNEVIEDAVAMNPAPSDKGRRLRLYYVTQVAVKPPTFVVFVNEPEMMHFSYERFLQNRIRESFDFEGTPLRLITRART, translated from the coding sequence ATGTCAAAACCGGTAGTAGCAATTGTTGGCCGGCCGAATGTAGGGAAATCCACGATTTTTAATCGCGTGGTAGGAGAACGCGTTTCCATCGTGGAAGATATTCCAGGGGTTACGCGTGACCGCATCTACAGCTCGGCAGATTGGCTGACGCATGAATTCAATATCATTGATACAGGAGGCATCGACCTTAGCGACGAGCCGTTCCTTGAACAGATCCGCAGCCAGGCAGAAGTGGCGATGGATGAAGCGGATGTTATCATCTTTCTCGTCAATGGGCGTGACGGCGTGACGGAACAGGACGAGCAAGTAGCGAGAATCCTGTACCGCACGAAAAAACCTCTGGTGTTGGCTGTCAATAAAATTGACAATCCTGATATGCGCCACATGATTTACGATTTTTATTCCCTTGGAATCGGCGAACCTTACCCGGTTTCCGGATCGCACGGCCTTGGCCTGGGCGATCTTTTGGATGAAGTGGCGAAGCATTTTCCGAAAGAGGACGAAGAGGAATATCCGGACAATGTCATCAAGTTTTCATTGATCGGGCGCCCGAACGTCGGGAAATCCTCATTGGTCAACTCATTCCTTGGCGAAGACCGCGTCATCGTTAGCGAAGTGGCAGGAACGACACGCGACGCCGTGGATACGCAGTATGAATACGATGAGCAGCCTTATGTCATCATCGACACTGCAGGCATGCGCAAAAAAGGGAAAATATATGAAAGCACCGAAAAATACAGCGTGCTTCGCGCATTGCGCGCGATTGAACGTTCTGACGTTGTTCTCGTTGTCTTAAATGCCGAAGAAGGCATTCAGGAACAAGACAAGAAGATTGCCGGATATGCCCACGAGGCAGGAAAAGCAATCGTCATCGTCGTCAATAAATGGGATGCCGTGAAAAAAGACGACAAGACCTTGAACAAATTCACGCAGCAAATCCGCGAGCATTTCCTGTTCCTGGATTATGCCCCGATCATTTTCGTTTCCGCAGTCAGCGGGCAGCGTGTGCATAACATCCTTGAAATCATCAACCGCGTCAATGACAACCATTCACGCCGCATCCAGTCGAGCATTCTCAATGAAGTAATCGAAGATGCTGTGGCGATGAACCCGGCTCCGTCCGATAAAGGGCGCCGCCTGCGTCTTTATTATGTGACGCAAGTGGCAGTCAAGCCGCCGACTTTCGTTGTGTTCGTCAACGAACCGGAAATGATGCACTTCAGCTATGAGCGCTTCCTGCAGAACCGTATCCGGGAAAGCTTTGATTTCGAAGGCACGCCGCTGCGTTTGATTACGCGCGCCCGTACTTAA
- a CDS encoding metallophosphoesterase, translating into MKWILRIGLAGLAILAWMFRAAHSENKETAAIRLSGDAQFAPFKLLFISDVHRRKLRRDMFNDQVDLIVIGGDFVERGVPEQRIRENLRILTELAPVYYVFGNNDREIGEERLRALLEEQGTVILDDESVELFGNAKLKLTGIDYFAFREHSVEDAFRTVEKGDSVIFISHTPFVFKHVKQHYPVSLMIAGHTHGGQIRLGPYGIFDRGSLTVSEGITELISNGFGTTTLPLRLGAKAEFHVLEIHPASGRKHLAQSSSIG; encoded by the coding sequence ATGAAATGGATTTTACGGATTGGATTAGCGGGCTTGGCTATCCTGGCATGGATGTTCCGTGCCGCCCACAGCGAAAACAAGGAGACAGCAGCCATTCGCTTGTCGGGAGACGCCCAATTTGCTCCTTTTAAGCTGCTTTTTATCTCCGATGTTCACCGCCGCAAACTTCGGCGCGATATGTTCAACGATCAAGTCGATCTCATCGTCATCGGCGGGGATTTTGTCGAACGGGGGGTCCCGGAACAGCGCATCCGCGAAAACTTGCGGATTTTAACTGAACTTGCTCCGGTATATTATGTATTCGGAAATAATGACAGGGAAATTGGCGAAGAGCGGCTAAGGGCATTGCTTGAAGAACAAGGCACCGTTATCCTTGATGATGAATCTGTTGAATTGTTCGGCAATGCTAAACTTAAATTGACCGGAATCGATTATTTCGCTTTTCGGGAGCATAGTGTAGAAGACGCTTTCCGCACTGTCGAGAAAGGCGATTCCGTCATTTTCATCTCCCATACGCCTTTTGTCTTTAAGCACGTAAAACAACATTATCCAGTCAGCCTGATGATTGCCGGGCATACACACGGCGGGCAAATCAGGTTGGGGCCATACGGGATATTCGACCGGGGCTCATTGACTGTGTCGGAAGGAATAACCGAACTCATCAGCAATGGATTCGGCACGACGACTTTGCCATTGCGGCTCGGTGCAAAAGCAGAGTTCCATGTGCTTGAAATTCACCCTGCATCGGGCAGGAAGCATTTGGCACAAAGCTCTTCAATCGGCTAA
- a CDS encoding YpdA family putative bacillithiol disulfide reductase: MEHADVIIVGGGPCGLSAAIEIQRMGLHPVILEKGNIVNAIYHYPTHQTFFSSSEKLSIGDVPFITEDRKPKRNQALVYYREVVKRHALDVRAFETAISIEQSDGFLVKTTKNDYKAKYVVVATGYYDHPNKLAVPGADLPKVMHYFKEGHPYFDRDVLVIGGKNSAVDAALELHKAGSRVTVSYHGTSYSKSVKPWILPEFDGLVRQGEITMLFDSIVDEIREDEVELTVNDTKETFANDFVFAMIGYHPDHQFLRQMGISIDEASGRPSFNEETMETNVEDLFIAGVIAAGNNANEIFIENGRFHGQQIAAAIAKKQALENATD; encoded by the coding sequence ATGGAACATGCAGATGTCATCATCGTAGGAGGCGGGCCGTGCGGTTTATCGGCAGCCATCGAAATACAGAGAATGGGCCTGCACCCCGTCATTCTCGAAAAAGGAAATATTGTCAACGCCATCTATCATTACCCGACACACCAGACCTTTTTCAGCAGCAGCGAAAAATTATCGATCGGGGATGTGCCATTCATTACCGAAGACCGCAAGCCGAAGCGCAATCAAGCGCTCGTTTATTACCGTGAAGTGGTGAAGCGGCATGCATTGGATGTACGGGCATTCGAAACGGCCATATCGATCGAACAATCGGATGGCTTTCTCGTAAAAACGACCAAGAATGATTACAAGGCGAAATATGTGGTAGTGGCAACAGGCTATTACGACCATCCGAACAAGCTTGCAGTACCGGGTGCGGACTTGCCGAAAGTGATGCATTATTTCAAGGAAGGGCATCCATATTTCGACCGTGACGTGTTGGTGATCGGGGGCAAGAATTCGGCAGTGGACGCAGCGCTGGAACTGCATAAAGCCGGCAGCCGGGTGACGGTGTCCTATCACGGCACGAGCTATTCGAAAAGTGTCAAGCCATGGATTTTGCCGGAGTTCGACGGGCTCGTGCGCCAAGGCGAAATAACCATGCTATTCGATTCCATCGTCGACGAGATCCGTGAAGATGAAGTGGAACTGACCGTGAACGATACAAAAGAAACCTTCGCGAATGATTTTGTCTTCGCCATGATCGGCTATCATCCAGATCACCAGTTCCTCCGGCAGATGGGGATCAGCATCGATGAGGCAAGCGGCAGGCCGTCTTTCAATGAAGAGACGATGGAGACGAATGTCGAAGATTTATTTATCGCAGGCGTCATCGCGGCCGGAAACAATGCCAATGAAATTTTCATCGAGAACGGTCGTTTCCATGGCCAGCAAATCGCAGCGGCGATTGCGAAAAAACAAGCGCTGGAAAATGCAACAGACTAG
- the rpsA gene encoding 30S ribosomal protein S1, whose amino-acid sequence MSEDMNLMENRDFQTGDRVKGIVAKIEEKAVTVTIDGAPFDGIIPISELSSLHVEKASDSVQEGDELELIITKVEDENFVLSKRKVDAESAWDDLEKKFESGEIIEAEVKDVVKGGLVIDLGVRGFVPASLVEDYFVESFEDYKGRVMTFKIVEMEKENNRLILSHRAVVEGEKESKKEQVMDSINAGDVLDGKVQRIASFGAFVDIGGVDGLVHISQLSHEHVDKVSDVLTEGQEVKVKVLSVDRDSERISLSIKDTLPGPWDAIDEKAPRGSVHQGTVKRLVSYGAFVEVLPGVEGLVHISQIAHKHIATPHEVLQEGQEVEVKVLEVNKEDKRLSLSIKELQEKEAEQDFSQYDMPEEASGFSISDVIGDKLKGFKSE is encoded by the coding sequence ATGTCAGAGGATATGAATTTGATGGAAAACCGTGACTTCCAAACAGGAGATCGCGTAAAAGGAATAGTCGCCAAAATCGAGGAAAAAGCGGTGACGGTGACAATTGATGGAGCGCCGTTCGACGGGATCATCCCGATCAGCGAGTTATCGAGCCTCCACGTCGAAAAAGCTTCAGACTCGGTCCAAGAAGGAGACGAGCTTGAGTTGATCATCACGAAAGTGGAAGACGAGAACTTTGTGTTGTCGAAACGCAAAGTCGATGCCGAATCCGCTTGGGACGATCTCGAGAAGAAATTCGAATCCGGTGAAATCATCGAAGCGGAAGTGAAGGATGTCGTCAAAGGCGGCCTGGTCATTGACTTAGGTGTGCGTGGTTTCGTGCCGGCTTCACTTGTGGAAGATTATTTCGTCGAATCTTTTGAGGATTACAAAGGCCGTGTCATGACCTTTAAAATTGTCGAAATGGAAAAAGAGAACAACCGCTTGATCCTTTCCCACCGTGCCGTCGTGGAAGGTGAAAAAGAATCCAAGAAAGAACAAGTGATGGATTCAATCAATGCAGGAGATGTACTTGACGGCAAAGTCCAGCGCATCGCATCATTTGGTGCATTCGTCGATATCGGCGGAGTGGACGGTCTTGTCCATATTTCCCAATTGTCACACGAGCATGTCGACAAAGTGTCGGACGTCCTGACGGAAGGCCAGGAAGTGAAAGTCAAAGTGCTTTCTGTTGACCGTGACTCTGAACGTATTTCGCTGTCGATCAAGGATACTTTGCCAGGGCCATGGGATGCCATCGACGAGAAGGCTCCAAGAGGCTCTGTCCACCAAGGAACAGTGAAGCGCCTTGTCAGCTATGGAGCGTTTGTTGAAGTGCTTCCGGGAGTAGAGGGCCTTGTGCACATCTCCCAAATCGCGCACAAGCATATCGCTACACCTCATGAAGTGCTTCAAGAAGGCCAGGAAGTTGAAGTGAAAGTGCTTGAAGTCAATAAAGAAGACAAGCGCTTGTCCCTCAGCATCAAAGAGCTTCAGGAAAAAGAAGCGGAACAGGATTTCTCACAATACGATATGCCGGAAGAAGCATCCGGATTCTCGATTAGTGATGTAATCGGTGATAAATTAAAAGGGTTCAAATCCGAATAA
- a CDS encoding helix-turn-helix domain-containing protein, giving the protein MERLSGYGVGGLTWDQLAMQHGILPIDVKIAAVEAMHAWLDVIEGMEYPLLAGMLEGIIQQSALTESAKRTQNLSERGFSLKQIAELRQLKTSTIEDHFVEMA; this is encoded by the coding sequence GTGGAGCGATTGTCGGGCTATGGTGTCGGCGGGCTCACCTGGGATCAATTGGCCATGCAGCATGGCATTTTGCCGATAGATGTAAAGATTGCGGCTGTTGAAGCCATGCATGCTTGGCTGGATGTGATTGAAGGCATGGAATATCCATTGCTAGCGGGCATGCTTGAAGGCATCATCCAGCAATCCGCCTTGACAGAATCAGCGAAGCGCACGCAAAACCTGTCCGAACGCGGCTTTTCACTCAAGCAGATTGCTGAGCTCAGGCAGCTGAAAACAAGTACGATCGAGGACCATTTCGTGGAGATGGCATGA
- the fni gene encoding type 2 isopentenyl-diphosphate Delta-isomerase: protein MDHINYALSTGQCRATWLDCVRFVHQALPGIGVADVSLEPKTGDLKLKSPVFINAMTGGGGSETLQLNAMLARAAKETGIAMAVGSQMGALKDKNERESYRIVRKENPDGAIFGNLGSEATVGQALEAVEMIEADALQIHLNVVQELTMPEGDRQFRGALERIAMIAEALHVPVIVKETGFGISHETAISLEKTQVAAIDASGFGGTNFASIENERRKRKLAYFEDWGIPTAAAIVECRQGFSRTVLASGGLQDAGDVVRAFRLGADAAGIAGSFLKHAVSLGEAGLIEEINGLHEDLRMLMTALGARTIEDIRSAPAVINGELLSHLQQRGFETEHFAVPLKN, encoded by the coding sequence ATGGATCATATCAATTACGCACTGTCCACAGGGCAATGCCGGGCTACTTGGCTCGACTGCGTCCGTTTTGTCCATCAGGCGCTTCCGGGAATCGGTGTCGCCGATGTATCGTTGGAACCAAAAACAGGTGATTTGAAACTAAAATCACCTGTTTTTATTAATGCCATGACCGGAGGCGGTGGTTCTGAGACTTTGCAGCTGAATGCCATGCTTGCGCGTGCTGCAAAGGAAACCGGAATCGCAATGGCAGTCGGTTCACAAATGGGCGCATTGAAAGATAAAAATGAGCGCGAAAGCTATCGCATCGTCCGGAAAGAAAATCCGGATGGGGCCATCTTTGGCAATCTCGGCAGCGAGGCGACAGTTGGGCAAGCGCTTGAAGCGGTCGAAATGATTGAAGCGGATGCGCTGCAGATTCATTTGAATGTCGTCCAGGAATTGACGATGCCAGAAGGCGACCGACAGTTCCGAGGGGCGCTCGAGCGCATCGCCATGATTGCAGAAGCATTGCATGTGCCAGTCATCGTCAAAGAAACCGGCTTTGGCATTTCACATGAAACTGCCATCTCGCTTGAGAAGACTCAAGTGGCCGCCATCGATGCGAGCGGCTTCGGCGGCACCAATTTTGCGAGCATCGAAAATGAACGCAGGAAACGCAAGCTGGCTTATTTCGAAGACTGGGGCATCCCGACGGCTGCTGCAATCGTTGAATGCCGACAAGGATTCAGCCGCACCGTGTTGGCTTCAGGAGGACTTCAGGACGCAGGAGACGTGGTCCGGGCATTTCGACTCGGCGCAGATGCTGCAGGCATTGCAGGCAGTTTCTTGAAACATGCAGTGAGTCTTGGTGAGGCCGGCCTGATCGAAGAGATCAATGGGCTCCACGAAGATTTGCGCATGCTGATGACCGCACTCGGCGCCCGTACAATTGAAGATATCCGCTCCGCACCTGCTGTCATCAATGGGGAATTGCTGTCCCATTTGCAGCAGAGAGGCTTTGAGACGGAACATTTTGCAGTTCCTTTGAAAAACTGA
- the prsW gene encoding glutamic-type intramembrane protease PrsW, protein MLELLTVAIAPGLALFSYFYLRDQFAGEPSKLIFHCFLYGALLTFPILFIQYVFEAENVFQNAFVKSVLFSSLLEEFFKWIVLLAAVFRHIDFEDPYDGILYGASLSLGFATVENILYLLEFGLGAAFLRAFLPVSSHALFGVVMGFYFGKAKFTEKRESKWWLAAALVAASLLHIAYNASLYAYDNLLYGAVPFMLFLWWFGLRKVRQAHQLSVSHYHKHTPN, encoded by the coding sequence ATGTTAGAGCTGTTGACGGTGGCTATTGCGCCCGGGCTCGCATTGTTCAGTTATTTTTATTTGCGTGATCAATTTGCAGGAGAACCGTCGAAACTGATCTTCCATTGCTTTTTATACGGCGCTCTTCTGACATTCCCGATTTTATTTATCCAATATGTGTTTGAAGCCGAGAATGTATTCCAGAATGCCTTCGTGAAATCCGTCTTGTTCTCGAGTTTATTGGAAGAATTCTTCAAGTGGATCGTCTTGCTTGCGGCAGTATTCCGCCATATCGATTTCGAAGACCCGTATGATGGGATTTTATACGGCGCGAGTTTATCGCTCGGATTCGCCACGGTCGAAAATATTCTATATCTTCTTGAGTTCGGGCTTGGCGCAGCTTTCCTTCGGGCATTTCTGCCGGTTTCGAGCCATGCTTTATTCGGTGTGGTCATGGGCTTTTATTTCGGGAAAGCGAAATTCACCGAAAAAAGGGAAAGCAAATGGTGGCTTGCGGCCGCTTTAGTTGCGGCGTCGCTTTTGCATATCGCCTATAACGCTTCGCTTTATGCTTACGATAATCTATTGTACGGCGCTGTACCCTTTATGCTGTTCTTGTGGTGGTTCGGTTTGCGGAAAGTTCGCCAGGCCCACCAATTATCGGTCAGCCATTACCATAAGCACACCCCTAATTAA
- a CDS encoding helix-turn-helix domain-containing protein, with protein sequence MNDPAFSSAPFMDEQLFQSIHHISKELKTMRLRDIKERLPEASYFQIRLALAMKGGVI encoded by the coding sequence ATGAACGACCCAGCGTTCAGCTCTGCACCGTTTATGGACGAGCAGTTATTTCAATCGATCCATCACATCAGCAAGGAGTTGAAGACAATGCGCCTGCGGGATATTAAAGAGCGGTTGCCGGAAGCCAGCTATTTTCAGATCCGGCTGGCACTGGCGATGAAAGGTGGCGTCATATGA
- a CDS encoding LysM peptidoglycan-binding domain-containing protein: protein MGNDNYHESMEKNRQELSQERMAELTRRARQMPKPKSRGLLLPSLFFIFILIPVTLLIYVAFYYEPDDTLTAKTNENEVSFELNSQPPSDSTVLAAADDQQEDEKEEEKKSAKAKEAEEQKELKEKAREREEKAAAKEKEKEQAAAEQQAEKKAQETALAEQKAREEAEAKAKAEAEAEQRAKAEEKEKEKEQQEEQEETPTAGGKTVTVQSSETLYRIAVNNYGASGAAAAVEKIKQANGLASNDISPGQTLILP, encoded by the coding sequence ATGGGAAACGATAATTATCATGAATCAATGGAAAAGAATCGCCAGGAATTGTCACAGGAACGCATGGCAGAATTGACGAGGCGCGCACGCCAGATGCCCAAGCCGAAAAGCAGGGGCTTATTATTGCCTTCCTTGTTTTTCATCTTTATCTTGATTCCGGTCACTTTGTTGATCTATGTTGCGTTTTACTATGAACCGGATGACACGCTTACTGCCAAAACAAACGAAAATGAAGTCAGCTTCGAACTGAACTCCCAGCCGCCTTCTGACAGCACTGTGCTCGCCGCTGCAGACGACCAGCAGGAAGACGAAAAAGAAGAAGAGAAGAAAAGTGCGAAAGCAAAAGAAGCGGAAGAACAAAAAGAGCTGAAAGAAAAAGCGCGTGAACGTGAGGAAAAGGCAGCTGCAAAAGAGAAAGAGAAAGAGCAGGCAGCTGCGGAACAGCAAGCAGAGAAAAAAGCCCAGGAAACAGCGCTGGCAGAACAAAAAGCGCGTGAGGAAGCTGAAGCGAAAGCAAAAGCCGAAGCCGAAGCAGAACAACGTGCGAAAGCTGAAGAAAAAGAAAAAGAAAAAGAGCAGCAAGAAGAGCAGGAGGAAACCCCGACTGCTGGCGGCAAGACGGTAACCGTCCAATCGAGTGAAACGCTTTACCGCATTGCCGTCAATAATTACGGCGCGAGCGGTGCAGCCGCCGCTGTTGAGAAGATCAAACAGGCCAATGGCTTGGCATCTAACGATATCAGCCCCGGACAAACATTGATTTTGCCATAA
- a CDS encoding asparaginase, which produces MKKKVSLITTGGTIASKAISDDGLLKSGAISGKDLAELCQLPSEIEVKVIDVYQLPSMHIGFDEMNIVKEAILKELEDPEVEGVVVTHGTDTLEETAYFLDLTVGDERTVVVTGSQRAPEAVGTDVYSNLRNSIYVAVDPVIKGVGTVVVFNERIYSAKYVKKVHASNLQGFDSFGHGYLGIIDNDKVRIYQKPVLREVHRVPGGMPRVDIVKCYSGQEGSIVDMLAESGSIGIVLEAAGRGQISPHMVEAVERAVKSGIPVVLTTSAEEGNAYPAYSYPGSAHDLLTRGVILGSDYDSKKARIKLAILLSGNEAIDKEAFEI; this is translated from the coding sequence ATGAAAAAGAAAGTATCGTTAATTACGACAGGGGGCACTATTGCAAGCAAAGCCATTTCCGACGACGGCTTGCTGAAGTCCGGCGCCATTTCGGGAAAAGATCTGGCGGAACTTTGCCAATTGCCGTCTGAGATCGAAGTGAAAGTAATCGATGTTTATCAATTGCCAAGCATGCATATCGGCTTCGATGAAATGAACATCGTCAAGGAAGCGATTTTGAAAGAATTGGAAGACCCGGAAGTAGAGGGCGTCGTCGTTACACATGGCACCGACACATTGGAAGAAACTGCCTATTTCCTGGACTTGACTGTTGGCGATGAGCGGACGGTCGTGGTGACAGGAAGCCAGCGTGCGCCAGAAGCAGTCGGGACGGATGTCTACTCGAATTTACGCAACTCGATTTACGTTGCTGTCGATCCGGTGATCAAAGGCGTTGGAACGGTCGTCGTCTTCAATGAGCGGATCTACAGCGCGAAATACGTCAAGAAAGTGCATGCCAGCAATTTGCAAGGCTTCGATTCATTCGGCCATGGCTATTTGGGCATCATCGATAACGATAAGGTCCGCATCTACCAAAAGCCGGTGCTGCGTGAAGTGCATCGTGTGCCAGGGGGCATGCCGCGCGTCGATATCGTCAAATGCTATTCAGGACAAGAAGGATCGATTGTCGATATGCTGGCTGAAAGCGGATCGATAGGCATCGTCCTAGAAGCTGCTGGACGCGGCCAGATTTCCCCTCATATGGTGGAGGCGGTCGAACGCGCCGTGAAATCCGGCATTCCCGTCGTGTTGACGACGAGCGCCGAAGAAGGCAATGCCTATCCGGCTTATAGCTATCCCGGAAGCGCTCACGATTTGCTGACGCGCGGCGTTATTTTGGGCAGCGATTACGATAGCAAGAAAGCGCGCATCAAATTGGCGATCCTGCTGTCGGGCAATGAAGCGATCGACAAGGAAGCCTTTGAAATTTAA
- a CDS encoding CBS domain-containing protein — protein sequence MFVKSALVKKERCFTVKPEDTMEKGLELLEQHSIDALPVVDGDQFKGIFTWYHAYRAFFYSDAQKDEFVRSTKVKDIMVNHDVYLNIDDVYEKALVELRDFPIIAVVDEGKFLGIVTRFDVVNQLQSAFGMNQSGVRITVTSVESEGRIGRLGEIIEKHKESVVSLVTFDETDKMVRRIVLKVKKKNNIDKFTKELEKSGFRILDITED from the coding sequence ATGTTTGTCAAAAGTGCATTAGTGAAAAAAGAAAGATGCTTTACGGTAAAACCGGAAGATACGATGGAAAAAGGGCTTGAGCTATTGGAGCAGCATTCCATTGATGCATTGCCCGTCGTCGATGGCGACCAATTCAAAGGGATCTTTACTTGGTATCATGCATATCGTGCGTTCTTCTATTCGGATGCCCAGAAAGACGAGTTTGTCCGTTCGACAAAAGTGAAAGATATCATGGTCAACCACGATGTTTACTTGAATATCGACGATGTCTATGAAAAAGCCTTGGTCGAATTACGTGACTTCCCAATTATCGCTGTCGTCGACGAAGGGAAATTTCTCGGAATCGTCACCCGCTTTGATGTCGTTAACCAATTGCAAAGTGCATTCGGCATGAATCAATCAGGGGTTCGCATTACCGTTACATCGGTCGAATCAGAAGGCCGCATTGGACGGCTTGGTGAAATCATCGAAAAACATAAAGAATCCGTCGTTTCACTCGTTACATTCGATGAAACTGACAAAATGGTGCGCCGCATCGTCCTCAAAGTGAAGAAAAAGAACAATATAGACAAGTTCACGAAGGAACTGGAAAAATCGGGCTTCCGTATTCTTGATATCACTGAAGATTGA
- the cmk gene encoding (d)CMP kinase, whose product MTKAIQIAIDGPAAAGKSTIAKIVAEKLGYIYIDTGAMYRAITLKALNAGINLASNEEAGALLVATEIDLIPVEGGQKVLLDGHDVSEAIRSQYVTKAVSEMAAHELVRKRMVELQQKLAEDRGVVMDGRDIGTHVLPNAALKVFMSATVEERARRRFEENKKRDILTPLVELQEEIAMRDKMDSEREVAPLKQAEDAVFLDTTPLTITEAAEAILKLAEERLMAS is encoded by the coding sequence TTGACGAAAGCTATACAAATCGCGATCGACGGGCCGGCTGCTGCGGGCAAGAGCACGATCGCTAAAATAGTGGCAGAAAAATTAGGCTATATTTATATCGACACTGGCGCGATGTACCGCGCGATCACGTTGAAGGCATTGAACGCAGGCATCAACCTGGCGAGCAATGAAGAAGCCGGGGCTTTGCTTGTGGCGACTGAAATCGATTTGATCCCTGTAGAAGGCGGACAGAAAGTACTGCTCGACGGGCACGATGTTTCGGAAGCGATCCGTTCCCAGTACGTGACGAAGGCGGTATCGGAAATGGCTGCCCATGAACTGGTCAGAAAGCGCATGGTTGAGCTTCAGCAGAAACTGGCTGAAGACCGTGGCGTCGTCATGGATGGCCGCGACATCGGCACACATGTCTTGCCGAACGCTGCACTCAAAGTATTTATGTCCGCCACAGTCGAAGAACGCGCAAGACGCCGCTTCGAGGAAAATAAAAAGCGCGATATCCTGACGCCGCTTGTCGAGCTGCAGGAGGAAATCGCCATGCGCGACAAGATGGATTCCGAGCGTGAAGTAGCGCCTTTGAAGCAAGCAGAGGATGCCGTGTTCTTGGATACGACTCCTTTGACGATCACAGAAGCGGCGGAAGCCATCCTGAAATTAGCGGAAGAGAGGCTGATGGCGTCATGA